From one Candidatus Zixiibacteriota bacterium genomic stretch:
- a CDS encoding DUF5916 domain-containing protein, with protein MSGSRLHWIIMELLWLAVLLLLPRPGCAQGEFTPQFHPTLQVVPLNSEIRIDGDLSDSGWEHAAVAANFSETNPGDQIKPPVESKALITYDRNKLYIALIAYDNPATIRASWSDRDNIFRDDYFGLMLDTYGDASWGYELFVNPFGIQGDLRMLANGNEEIGFDLVWESRGKVTDSGYQVEIAIPFSSLRFPNKPEQTWRANFWRDHQRDVRRRYAWAAQKRGESCFMCQWGTLTGIKDIRSSTNLDLLPAVVAYQSGALKDGDDPRSTFHNGDPDAELGLNARYGLSSNASLELAVNPDFSQVESDATQIDVNTADALFYEERRPFFQEGSDLYSMWVTTVHTRTIVNPAVATKFTAKVGRTNVGYFLARDDNGLVLIPREEGTFIGENTRKSTTQVLRGKRTFGDDSFVGAIFTDRRMEGDGNNTVMGGDLALRFTPHYRIQLLGLASRTTEGTDTLLTAGAGQRTIERGRHTLAYDGETYWGHAAKATVVRNGRTWNANISYFEYSPTFRADNGFITRNDRRWVESSQGLIFRPNRPGLRWIEFGLDAGRVWNFDNLRKDEWLVPVISLNTFGSTEFWINYLFSRELYRNIWFPGIRRLELGFDTRFSGKVSFGFEGNYGREIARGGQLITPVLGKGGRLEYYATMKPTSRLALEPQFEYSHLDFPDSSRNIYDVYVFRTRVNYQFTREWFLRLVIEHVNAREFDGVDSYSKDSYLTLEPLVSYKLNPFTIFYVGSAHNYWDQGKSGHYYRTSQHFFAKLQYLIRA; from the coding sequence CCAGGCCGGGGTGCGCACAGGGAGAATTCACTCCGCAGTTTCACCCTACTCTGCAGGTCGTTCCTCTCAACAGTGAGATTCGCATAGATGGTGATTTGAGCGACTCCGGATGGGAACATGCCGCCGTGGCCGCAAATTTCTCCGAGACCAACCCCGGCGACCAGATCAAACCGCCCGTGGAATCCAAAGCGCTGATAACGTATGACCGCAACAAGCTATATATCGCGCTTATTGCTTACGACAACCCGGCTACCATTCGGGCCTCGTGGAGTGATCGCGACAATATTTTCCGCGACGACTATTTCGGCCTCATGCTCGACACCTATGGCGACGCTTCATGGGGCTATGAACTGTTCGTCAATCCGTTCGGCATACAAGGGGATTTGCGGATGCTGGCCAACGGCAATGAAGAGATCGGATTTGACCTGGTCTGGGAGTCGCGCGGCAAGGTGACCGACAGCGGCTATCAGGTGGAAATTGCAATTCCTTTCTCGAGCCTGCGCTTCCCCAACAAGCCGGAGCAGACCTGGCGCGCCAACTTCTGGCGAGACCATCAGCGTGACGTGCGCCGCAGATACGCTTGGGCCGCTCAGAAGCGCGGCGAGTCCTGCTTCATGTGTCAGTGGGGGACTCTGACCGGGATCAAGGATATAAGATCATCGACCAATCTCGACCTCCTGCCGGCCGTCGTGGCGTACCAATCCGGCGCTCTCAAGGACGGCGACGACCCCAGATCAACATTTCACAACGGCGATCCGGATGCCGAACTCGGCCTGAACGCGCGGTATGGACTCTCCTCCAATGCCTCGCTTGAGCTGGCCGTCAACCCCGACTTCAGCCAGGTGGAGTCCGATGCCACTCAGATCGATGTGAACACGGCCGATGCGCTCTTTTACGAAGAGCGCCGCCCCTTCTTTCAGGAGGGGAGCGACCTGTACAGCATGTGGGTTACCACCGTACATACCCGGACGATCGTCAATCCGGCCGTGGCCACCAAGTTCACGGCCAAGGTGGGTAGGACCAACGTCGGCTATTTCCTGGCCCGTGACGACAACGGGTTGGTCCTTATTCCGCGTGAAGAAGGAACATTCATCGGGGAAAACACTCGCAAGAGCACCACGCAGGTGCTCAGGGGTAAGCGGACGTTTGGGGACGATTCCTTTGTGGGCGCGATCTTCACCGACCGCCGCATGGAAGGGGACGGCAACAACACGGTGATGGGAGGGGACTTGGCCCTTCGCTTCACCCCGCACTATCGGATACAACTGTTGGGCTTGGCCAGCCGTACGACCGAGGGGACAGACACCCTGCTGACTGCCGGCGCCGGACAGAGAACCATTGAACGGGGACGCCACACCCTGGCCTATGATGGCGAGACCTATTGGGGGCATGCCGCCAAAGCAACTGTGGTCCGAAACGGCCGAACGTGGAACGCCAATATTTCGTATTTCGAATACAGTCCCACGTTCAGAGCGGACAACGGATTCATCACCCGCAACGACCGGCGCTGGGTGGAATCATCGCAGGGTTTGATCTTCCGTCCCAATCGGCCAGGGCTGCGGTGGATCGAATTCGGTTTAGATGCCGGTCGAGTCTGGAATTTCGACAACCTTCGCAAGGACGAGTGGCTGGTCCCGGTTATCAGTCTTAACACGTTTGGTTCGACCGAGTTCTGGATCAATTATCTGTTCAGTCGCGAGTTGTATCGCAACATCTGGTTTCCGGGTATCCGCCGACTGGAATTGGGATTCGATACCCGCTTCAGCGGCAAAGTCAGTTTTGGCTTCGAGGGAAACTATGGGCGTGAGATCGCGCGTGGCGGCCAGTTGATAACGCCGGTGCTGGGCAAGGGGGGCAGATTGGAATACTACGCTACCATGAAGCCGACCTCCCGACTGGCGCTGGAGCCGCAGTTCGAGTATTCGCATCTGGATTTCCCGGACAGCAGCCGGAACATCTACGATGTCTACGTCTTTCGAACCCGCGTTAACTACCAGTTCACTCGGGAATGGTTCCTGCGTCTGGTGATCGAACATGTGAATGCCAGGGAATTCGATGGTGTCGACAGCTACAGCAAAGACTCGTACCTTACCCTCGAGCCGCTGGTGAGCTACAAGCTGAATCCGTTTACGATTTTCTATGTCGGCTCAGCGCACAACTACTGGGACCAGGGGAAATCAGGTCATTACTATCGTACCTCACAGCACTTCTTCGCCAAACTTCAGTACCTGATCAGGGCATAG
- a CDS encoding PhzF family phenazine biosynthesis protein, with amino-acid sequence MAQQIVQVDAFTDKPFAGNPACVCILDGPAEERWMQWIASEMNLSETAFLYPQGDGFQLRWFTPKAEVALCGHATLASAHVLWQDGHAKPDQIISFSTLSGILKARRDGNWIELDFPTKVVALVEPPEGLLESLGVTARYVGKNQFDYLVEVDSEQIVRDLKPDFGLLTALPVRGAIVTAKSSSAQFDFVSRFFAPAVGVNEDPVTGSAHCALGPYWQGRLNKSEFLAYQASERGGVMRVRVAGGRALLSGQAVTVLRCELMAH; translated from the coding sequence ATGGCACAGCAGATCGTTCAGGTGGATGCCTTCACGGACAAACCGTTTGCGGGCAATCCGGCCTGTGTTTGCATCTTAGACGGCCCCGCTGAAGAACGCTGGATGCAGTGGATCGCATCTGAGATGAATCTCTCCGAAACCGCCTTTCTATATCCACAGGGAGACGGCTTTCAGCTCCGCTGGTTCACCCCCAAGGCGGAAGTAGCCCTGTGTGGTCATGCAACACTGGCCAGCGCGCATGTCCTCTGGCAGGATGGTCACGCGAAGCCGGATCAGATCATTTCATTCTCGACGCTGAGCGGAATTCTCAAGGCGCGTCGTGACGGCAACTGGATCGAACTCGACTTTCCCACCAAGGTGGTCGCGCTAGTGGAACCGCCGGAGGGCCTGCTGGAGTCACTTGGCGTCACAGCGCGCTATGTCGGCAAGAACCAGTTTGATTATCTGGTCGAGGTTGATTCGGAGCAAATCGTCCGAGACCTTAAGCCGGACTTTGGGCTCCTTACTGCGCTGCCGGTCCGGGGCGCCATCGTCACCGCTAAATCATCATCGGCGCAATTCGATTTTGTTTCCCGGTTTTTTGCTCCTGCCGTTGGCGTCAACGAAGATCCGGTCACCGGCTCCGCACACTGCGCTCTGGGGCCATACTGGCAGGGACGACTGAACAAATCCGAATTTCTCGCTTATCAAGCGTCCGAGCGTGGCGGTGTCATGCGGGTACGCGTGGCCGGCGGTCGCGCCCTTCTCTCCGGCCAGGCCGTTACCGTCCTCCGGTGCGAGCTGATGGCTCACTAA
- a CDS encoding DNA adenine methylase, which yields MLEIINVASVPQRSPFRYPGGKTWLIPAIRQWLTSLTITPTCLVEPFAGGGIVGLTAAFEGHVDRVLFAEIDPDVAAVWKTMLNGQAKWLADEIVSFQMTHDNLARRLAMGGNGSLRERAFVTILRNRVSRGGILAPGAGVVKKGENGKGLLSRWYPATLKARIEAIARMRYKLEFIEGDGLALLESTRFERGTVFFIDPPYTAAGRRLYTYNEIDHEALFDIARRLTGDFLMTYDNSLEVRKLAERYRFALREVPMKSTHHEQKTELLIGRDLNWLPVGDRSFV from the coding sequence ATGCTAGAGATAATTAACGTCGCAAGTGTACCACAAAGAAGCCCTTTTCGGTACCCCGGTGGGAAGACGTGGTTGATTCCGGCAATAAGACAGTGGCTCACTAGCCTAACGATTACTCCTACCTGTTTGGTGGAGCCATTTGCCGGAGGAGGGATTGTCGGTCTGACGGCGGCATTTGAGGGCCATGTAGATCGTGTACTGTTCGCGGAGATCGATCCTGATGTTGCCGCAGTCTGGAAGACTATGCTGAACGGTCAGGCTAAGTGGCTCGCCGACGAAATAGTCAGTTTCCAAATGACACACGATAATCTCGCTCGAAGACTGGCAATGGGAGGAAACGGCTCGCTTAGGGAGCGGGCTTTTGTGACAATTCTACGCAATCGAGTCAGCAGAGGTGGGATTTTGGCACCGGGAGCGGGGGTGGTCAAAAAAGGGGAAAATGGAAAAGGCTTGCTGTCAAGGTGGTACCCAGCGACCCTCAAAGCACGAATAGAAGCTATCGCAAGGATGCGCTATAAATTGGAGTTCATTGAGGGAGATGGTTTAGCTCTTCTTGAGAGTACTCGGTTTGAAAGAGGCACTGTCTTTTTCATCGACCCGCCTTACACCGCTGCAGGTAGAAGGCTCTACACATACAATGAAATAGATCATGAAGCGCTTTTCGACATTGCACGCCGACTAACCGGTGATTTTCTAATGACGTATGACAATAGTCTGGAAGTCCGGAAGTTAGCAGAGCGGTACCGGTTTGCGCTGCGTGAAGTGCCTATGAAGAGCACACATCACGAACAGAAGACGGAACTATTGATTGGCCGCGATCTCAACTGGCTGCCTGTTGGCGATCGATCTTTTGTCTAA
- a CDS encoding NotI family restriction endonuclease: MRTDKKTKKIVRRFGIGEWYGRSYVELSEAERKKLAQLQLKVKSQRALQSCPPRGGASCTKDGGVCSIRLYELDSTSGVVHVPTGSDGELRTTCPHRFLEEGMVFSIVGEMILGNPNPVLVKEVGFLERIPGDPSSDTSESDDVGRIDMILVDPHAEPLRWCAMEIQAVYFSGSSMRSEFAALTKVHKHDLPFPAANRRPDYRSSGPKRLMPQLQIKVPALRRWGKKMAVVVDSSFFKAMGPMDRVADISNADIAWIVMRFDEDVRGAKLKLDSVHYCTLERAVEGLTGGTAVSLTEFEKRIRQKIDRQQAAS; the protein is encoded by the coding sequence ATGAGAACGGACAAGAAGACCAAGAAAATCGTTCGGCGGTTTGGTATCGGTGAGTGGTATGGTCGATCCTATGTCGAACTTTCAGAAGCTGAGCGCAAGAAACTTGCTCAACTTCAACTGAAGGTGAAATCCCAACGTGCATTACAGTCATGTCCGCCTCGGGGAGGAGCCTCCTGTACTAAAGACGGTGGTGTGTGTTCAATTAGACTCTATGAATTGGACAGTACTTCCGGTGTGGTGCACGTACCCACCGGTTCAGATGGCGAACTGAGAACCACCTGTCCACATAGGTTTCTAGAAGAAGGGATGGTTTTTTCCATCGTGGGCGAAATGATCCTCGGAAATCCTAACCCGGTCTTAGTTAAGGAAGTTGGGTTTCTTGAGCGAATACCCGGTGATCCGTCCAGCGACACCAGTGAATCAGACGATGTTGGTCGGATTGACATGATCCTTGTGGACCCGCACGCAGAGCCGTTGAGGTGGTGTGCAATGGAGATCCAGGCTGTGTATTTCTCCGGGTCGTCGATGAGGAGTGAATTCGCTGCCTTAACCAAGGTGCATAAGCACGATCTACCTTTTCCTGCAGCCAACCGGAGACCAGACTATCGCAGTAGCGGGCCAAAAAGACTCATGCCCCAGCTACAGATCAAGGTTCCTGCACTGCGGCGATGGGGAAAGAAAATGGCAGTGGTAGTTGATAGCTCATTCTTCAAGGCTATGGGCCCTATGGACCGAGTTGCTGACATATCAAATGCGGATATAGCTTGGATAGTCATGAGATTCGACGAAGATGTTAGGGGAGCTAAGCTCAAATTGGATTCAGTACATTATTGCACTTTGGAGAGGGCAGTGGAAGGCTTAACTGGCGGAACCGCCGTATCGCTTACCGAGTTCGAGAAGCGGATTAGACAAAAGATCGATCGCCAACAGGCAGCCAGTTGA